CCTTCCCGGACGTAATTTTCGCCGAACAGCCGCTGCCCGGCGTGCGCCGCTTCGACGACGCATTGCGCCGACTGCGTCTTGCTGACGGCGAGCAGCGCGACGTCCTCCGGCGTGCGTCCCGACGCCCGGGCAGCCGCCGCGACGCGCTGGCGCACGGCTTGCAAGTTCGCGGAGATTGATGTCATATAGCGGCGGATTTCGGCCGTGGATCAGGCGAGCGAGTATAGCATCGCGACCGGGACGCCCCCGCGCCCCGCAATCCGCCCGGTCAACCTCAAGCGACAATCCCATGGACATCACCGAACTGCTTGCCTTCGCGGTCAAGAACAAGGCATCCGACCTGCATCTGTCGTCCGGGCTGCCGCCGATGATCCGGGTGCATGGCGACGTGCGGCGCATCAACCTGCCGCCGATGGAGCACAAGGACGTGCACTCGATGGTGTACGACATCATGAACGACGGCCAGCGCAAGCAGTTCGAGGAAGTGCTCGAATGCGACTTCTCGTTCGCGGTGCCGAACCTCGCGCGCTTCCGCGTCAATGCGTTCAACCAGAACCGCGGCGCCTCGGCGGTGTTCCGGACGATTCCGACGAAAGTGCTGAGCCTCGAGGAGCTCGACGCGCCGAAGATCTTCAAGGAGATCGCCAAGCAGCCGCGCGGCATCGTATTGGTGACCGGCCCGACCGGCTCGGGCAAATCGACGACGCTTGCCGCGATGGTCGATTACGTCAACGAGAACGACTACGGCCACATCCTGACGATCGAGGACCCGATCGAATTCGTGCACGAATCGAAGCGCTGCCTGATCAACCAGCGCGAAGTCGCCCGCGACACGCTGTCGTTCAACAACGCGCTGCGCTCGGCGCTGCGCGAGGACCCGGACGTGATTCTCGTCGGCGAGCTGCGCGACCTCGAGACGATCCGTCTCGCCCTGACCGGCGCCGAAACCGGCCACCTCGTGTTCGGCACGCTGCACACCTCGTCGGCGGCGAAGACCGTCGACCGGATCGTCGACGTTTTTCCGGCCGCCGAGAAGGACATGGTGCGCGCGATGCTGTCGGAGTCGCTGCGCGCGGTGATCTCGCAGACGCTGCTGAAAACCAAGGACGGCCAGGGCCGCGTCGCGGCGCACGAGATCATGATCGGCACGCCGGCGATCCGCAACCTGATCCGCGAGAACAAGATCGCGCAGATGTACTCGGCGATCCAGACCGGCCAGGCGGTCGGCATGCAGACGCTCGACCAGAACCTCATGGACCTCGTGCGGCGCAACGTCGTGTCGGTCGGCGAAGCCAGGGTGCGCGCGCAGAACAAGGACAATTTCGCCGGGTAATTTTCTTTCGCCCGGTGAATTTCGTCGGATAATTGCGGCCGGATTCGCCGCGCGCCGCAGTTCCCCTGTTTCACCCCGAGGGGCGGCGGCAGTCGGGCGACGCGGCCTCACAGCCGACACTTTTTCCGCGGGAGCGCAGCAATGGAACGCGATCAGGCCCTGAAGTTCATGCACGACCTGCTGCGGCTGATGGTGCAGAAAAACGGCTCGGACCTCTTCATCACCGCGGGTTTTCCGCCGGCCATCAAGGTGGACGGGCGCGTCACGCCGCAGTCCAACCAGACGCTGACGGCGCAGCACACGACCGAACTCGCGCGCGCGATCATGAACGACCGCCAGGCGGCCGAGTTCGAGTCGACGAAGGAGTGCAACTTCGCGATCTCGCCGCCGGGCGTCGGGCGCTTTCGCGCGAACGCGTTCATCCAGCAGGGCAAAGTCGGGCTGGTGCTGCGCACGATCGCGCAGACGATCCCGAACTTCGACGAGCTGGGCATGCCGCGCGTGCTGCGCGACATCGCAATGGCCAAGCGCGGGCTGGTGATTTTCGTCGGCGGCACCGGCACCGGCAAGACGACGTCGCTCGCAGCGATGGTCGACTTCCGCAACGAGCACTCGTACGGGCACATCATCACCGTCGAGGACCCGATCGAATACGTGCATCAGCACAAGAACTGCATCGTCACGCAGCGCGAGATCGGCATCGACACCGACAACTGGGAAGCGGCGCTGAAGAACACGCTGCGCCAGGCACCCGACGTGATCCTGATGGGCGAAATCCGCGACCGCGAGACGATGGACTACGCGATCGCGTTCGCCGAAACCGGGCACCTGTGCCTCGCGACGCTGCACGCGAACAGCGCGAACCAAGCGATCGACCGCATCATCAACTTCTTCCCCGAAGACCGTCGTCCGCAGCTCTTGATGGACCTGTCGCTGAACCTGCGCGCGCTGATCTCGCAGCGCCTGCTGCCGCTCAAGGAGCGCAAGGGCCGCGTGCCGGCGGTCGAAGTGCTGCTGAATTCACCGCTGATCGCCGACCTGATTTTCAAGGGCGAAGTCCCGGGCATCAAGGAAGTCATGAAGCGCTCGCGCGAACTCGGCATGCAGACGTTCGACCAGAGCCTGTTCGACCTCTACGAGGAAGAGCGCATCAGCTACGAGGACGCGCTGCGCAATGCCGACTCGGTCAACGACCTGCGCCTGCAGATCAAGCTCAACAGCAGGCACGGCGACAAGGACCTGGTGTCCGGCATCCAGCACCTCGACATCGTGTGAAGCATCCTCGCGCCGCCGCCCCGGCGGTCCGACGCGCCTACTCGCCGGCCGCCGGCTTGCGCCGCATGCTGCCGGCGACCATTCGGTATTCGAACAGCCGGCACTCGAGCGCACCGTTGAAGAGCGGCGTGCGCTTGCTCGCCTTGAGCCCGATCAGCTTGGGCAGCGCCGGGTCGGCGGTGAGGAAATAGCAGCGCCAGCCGCTCCAGCGCTGCTTCAACGCGTCGCCGAACTGCGGATACAGCGCCGCCAGCTCTTCGGCCTCGCCGATGCGCACGCCGTAAGGCGGATTGGTCACCAGCACGCCCGACTCCGCCGGCGGGTCGAGCTTGAGGAAATCGGCGCGGTCGAGGACGACGCAGTCAGCGAGCCCCGCCGACTGCAGATTGACGCGCGCGCGCCGCACCTGCTCGCCGACGATGTCGGAACCGTAGATCTTCAGCCGCCGCGGCGGCTGGCGACGCGCTTCGGCCGCCTGGCGGATGCTCGCCCAGGCCGCGCGATCGAGATGGCGGAAGCGCTCGAACGCAAAATCGCGCCCGAGGCCAGGCGCGATATCGAGCGCGATCTGCGCCGCCTCGATGAGGAAAGTGCCGCTGCCGCACATCGGATCGAGCAGCGCTTCGCCGGGCTGCCACCCGGACAGCCGCAGGATGCCGGCGGCGAGGTTTTCCTTCAGCGGCGCTTCGACGGCAGCCGGCTTGAAGCCGCGCTTGTACAGTGGCTCGCCGGAAGTATCGAGATACAGCGTGACGCGGTCGCGCGTCAGGAACGCATGGATGCGGATCGCGGGGTTCGCGGTATCGACGCTCGGGCGCTTGCCGGTCACGGTGCGGAAGTGATCGCACACCGCGTCCTTGATGCGCAGCGTGATGAATTCGAGGCTTTTCAGCGGCGACTGCTTGGCCGTGACATGGATGCGGATCGTGTCATCGACGGTGAACCACTTCGCCCAGGTCACGCCGTAGGCGAGGCGATAGATGTCGTCCTCGCTCTGGTAGCGGCCTTCGGCGAGGCGCCACATGACGCGGGTCGCGAGCCGGCTCTCGAGATTGGCGCGGTAGCACACGCGCCAGTCGCCGGAAAAACCGACTCCGCCGTGCGTCGGTGCAATCGACGCGGCGCCGAGCGTCGCGAGTTCCTCGGCGAGCGTCGGCTCGAGGCCGCGCGGACAGGGGGAAAAAAAGGATTCGGACATAGCGGGGACCACGATCGGAAAAAAACAGCATCGGAAAGGAGGCGGTGCCTCGGAGAGGCGCGGCGGCAAAGCGATCGTGCGACCGCGTCGCCGTCGGCAGGGTACGTCAGAACGGCTTCAACACTGCGAGAAAGACCACCGCGAACAGCACCAGCACCGGCACTTCGTTGAACACCCTGAACCAGACATGGCTGCGGGTGTTGCGCCCGGCAGCGAAATCGCGCATCAGCCGGCCACAGTAAAGGTGGTAGCCGATCAGGAAAACCACCAGCAGCGTCTTCGCGTGCAGCCAGCCGGCGTTGCCGAAACGGTCGCCGAAGCCGAACCACAGCCAGAAGCCGAGCACGACCGCGAGGATGCCGAGCGGCGTCATGAAGCGATAAAGCTTGTATTCCATCAGCGCGAGGCGCTCGCGCGTCGCTCCATCCTCGACCATCGCATGGTTCACGAACAGGCGCGGCAGATAGAACAGCCCTGCGAACCAGCTGACGACGAACGTGATGTGCAGCGCCTTGACCACCAGCATCAAATGTTTCCTCCGCGAGTCTTGAGTGCCGCGGCGAACCCTTCGCGCACGGTCGGGTATTTCAGGCGGGCGCGCAATTCACGCCGGATGCGCTCGTTCGACAAACGGCGCGACTCCGACAGGAACGACAGCGCCATCGGCGAGAGCGTCGCGGCGATGTCGGCCCGGCTCATGCGCGGCGGCCGCGGAACGCCAAAAAAATCCGCCGCGAAGTCGAAATAATCTCCCATTTTCATGCTCGTATCATCGACGGCGTTATACACCCGGCCCGGTCGCGCGCGAAAGATCGCGAGACAGGCGAGCTGCGCGAGGTCGTCGGCATGAATGTGGTTGGTATGGACGTCCTGGGCGGTGAGCAGCACCGGCTCGCCGCGCTGCAGACGCGCGAGCGGCAGGCGGTCGGCAGCGTAAATGCCCGGCGCGCGCAGGATGCTGACCGCGACTGCGCAGCGGCGGCCGAAATCCCTCACGCGGCGCTCGGCGTCGACGCGGCGTCGGGCGCGATCGGTGCGCGGCACGCAAGGACTCGCCTCGCTGACCCACGCGCCGCCGCAGTCGCCATAGACGCCCGTCGTACTAATGTATATGACCCGCTGTGGTAGACTCGGCCGCTGCGCCAGCGCTGCCAGCAGTGCGGCGGTACGCGGATCCCGGACGCCGCGAGCCGGAGGCGGGGCGAAATGCAGGACCACGTCGGCGATCCCGGCCAGGCGTGCGAGGCTGCGCCGGTCGTCGAGGTCCGCGGGCAATGGGATCGCGCCACGTGAGCGCAGCGCCGCGCATGAGGCAGCGCTGCGCGTCACGGCATACACGCGGAAGCGTTTCGCCAGCCACGGAATCGCCCGCATGGCAACGTCACCGCTGCCGACGATCAATATTCTCTTCATGTTTTGATTATCTCACGCCCGATGCCGTTCCAGATTTCACTCGAGCCTGACGGACAGCGCTTCACTGCCGAAGACGACCAGACGATTCTCGACGCCGCGTTCGCGGCCGGCCTGCTGCTTCCGCACGGCTGCCGGGACGGCGCGTGCGGCGCCTGCAAGGGCCGCGTGCTCAGCGGCGAAGTCGACATCGGCGAAGTTTCGGCGAGCGCGCTGTCCGACGCGGAGCGCGCTGCCGGCCTCGCGCTGTTCTGCCGCGCCCGCGCCCGCAGCGACCTCGTCCTCGAAGCGCGCAACGTGCGGCGCGCCGGCGACATCCCGGTCAGGAAGCTGCTCTGTCGCGTGCAGCGCCTGCGCCGCGTCGCTCACGACGTGATGATCGTCGAGGTGAAGCTGCCGGCCAGCGAGACGTTCCGCTTCCATGCCGGCCAGTACATCGACTTCATCCTCGCCGGCGGCGGCCGCCGCAGCTTCTCGATCGCCAATGCGCCGGACGACGCCGATCACCTCGAACTGCACGTTCGCCACGTGCCCGGCGGACAGTTCACCGACCACGTGTTCAACGCGATGAAAGAGCGCGACATCCTGCGCTTCGAAGGCCCGCTCGGCAGCTTCGGTCTGCGCGAGGACTCCACCGGGCCGGCGCTGCTGATCGCGGGCGGCACCGGGTTCGCGCCGATCAAGAGCATCGTCGAGCACGCGATCCGCACCGGACAAGGGCGGCCGATGACGTTGTACTGGGGGGCGCGCGACCGCGCCGGCCTTTACCTCGACGAGCTCGCGCGCTCCTGGGAATCGCTGCTGCCCGGTTTCCGCTATGTACCGGTCCTCTCGGAGCCGGGCGCGGGCGATGCGTGGAGCGGGCGGACGGGCCTCGTCCACCACGCCGCAATGCGGGACCTCCCCGACCTTTCCGCCCATGAAGTCTATGCCTGCGGCGCTCCGGCGATGATCGACGCGGCGCGCCGGGATCTGGTCGCCGAGCGTCGCCTGCGCGCAGAGGCTTTTTTCTCCGACGCCTTCACCTTTGCTTCCGACGCGGGCCGCTGAAACGATGGCCGAGACCGCCTTTCTCACGCGCGAACCGGTCGTCAACCGCAACCGGGCGATCACTGCGAACCGCCTGATCGCCCATGGCCCGAACATCGGCGCCGTCGTGGAAATGCTCAACGGACTCGGCGAGATGTGGCCGACTCATCACCCGGTTTTCCTCTGCCTCGGCAAGCTCGTGCCGACGCCGGAGCTGATGAAGTGGCAGGCGCCGACGAACGCGATGATCGAGATCCCGGTGCAGGCCCTCGCCCATCCGCAGACCCAGGCCCTGCTGCCGCAGCTGCGCGAAGCGGGGGTAAGCGTATGCCTGAGCTGGTTCGCGCCGGGAACGCCCGTGCCGGCCGGCTACGACTGGCGCTTCGTCCTGATGGACAGCAGGAAGCATCAGCTGCCGTCGGGTGCGCCCGGCATTGCCCTCGCGTGGGGGCTGCCGAATGTGGAGGCCTTCGGGCAGGCTATCCAGGCAGGCTACGACGGCGCCTCCGGCTGGTTCTTCCTGCACGGCAACCAGCCGCCGAAGCAGCTGTCGCCAGCGCACGCGCAGCTCGTCCGGCTGATCGGGCTGGTGCGCAACAACGCCGAGCTCCGCGAGATCGAGGCCGTGCTGCGCCAAGACGTCGCGGTTTCCTACAAGCTGTTGCGCTACATCAACTCCGCCGGATTCGGGCTGATGTGCGAGATCCAGTCCTTCCGCCATGCGGTCAGCATTCTGGGCTACGCGAACCTGCACAAATGGCTGTCGTTGCTGCTGGTCACCGCGAACCGCGATCCGGGGGCGCCCGCGATGATGCAGACATCGATTTCGCGCGGCCGCTTCATGGAGGAGATCGGCATGTCGTTCTTCGACAAGTCCGAGCGTGACAACCTGTTCATCACGGGCGCATTTTCGCTGCTCGACGTGATGCTCGGGACGTCGATGCAGGGCCTGCTCGAAGAGATGAGCCTTCCCGCTGCCGTCAGCGACGCGCTGCTTCTGGATCAGGGCCCCTATGCACCTTTCCTGCAGCTGGCGAAAAAGTGTGAAAGTTTCGACCCGGCGGCGTTGCAGCAGCAAGCGGCGGAACTGCAGATCGCTCCGGAGCAGATCAACCGCGCGCTCGTCCGCGCACTGGGCTTCGCAGACAGCCTGCAGGCCTGATAGGGGCCGGCGGACGGCCCGATCGGCCGCGTCCGGAGATGCAATATTTGTCAGGCGGTGTCGTTGCCGCAGGCATTCGGTCACATCGCGCGCAGCGCGTCGCCCCTAGTGTGCTGAGTTAGAAATTCGCATACAAAATCGTTCAAGGCTGGCGAGGATGTCGTCAGTTGATTTGGTCCATGCGAAGGGTTTGGGATCATCGTTGTAGCGAGCAAGGTAGTCGCGGATGGCCTGCTCGAGTTGGCGGGTGGAACGGTGGGTGCCGCGACGAATCTGTTTTTCGGTGAGCTCGGCAAACCAGCGTTCGACCTGGTTGATCCAGGAGGCCGAGGTCGGGGTGAAATGGACGTGGAAACGCGGATGACGGGCAAACCAACTCCTGACCTTTGGCGTCTTGTGCGTGCCGTAGTTGTCCATCACCAGATGGATGTCCAGACCGGCTGGGACGTTGGCTTCGATGGTGCGCAGAAAGGCCAGAAACTCGCGGCTGCGGTGGCGTCGGTGCAGTTCCCCGATGACTTCTCCGGTGGCGACATCGAGCGCCGCAAACAAAGTCGTTGTGCCGTGGCGCATATAGTCATGCGTTCGCCGTTCGGGAAGTCCCGGCGCCAGCGGCAGGATCGGCTGGGTGCGGTCGAGCGCCTGGATCTGGCTCTTCTCATCGACGCACAACACCATCGCCTTGACCGGGGGATCCAGATACAACCCGACGATGTCGCGGACCTTGTCGACGAACAGCGGATCGGTCGAGAGCTTGAATGTTTCCTGCCGGTGCGGTTGCAGGCCGAAGGCGCGCCAGATGCGGCTGACCGCCGTCTGCGACATCCCCATCTCGCGCGCCATGCTGCGCGTACTCCAATGGGTGGCATTCTTCGGCACCGTTTCGAGCGTCTTGGCAATCACCGCATCGACACGGGTATCGTCGATCGTACGCGGCGCCCCCGAGCGCGGGGCATCGAGCAGGCCATCGAGCCGATTCGCGTCAAAGCGGTTGCGCCATTTCGATACCATCTGCTGCGACACCGACAAGCGTTGCGCGACAACCTTGCTGTCGACACCCGTCGCACACTCGAGAACGATCCGCGAGCGCAATGCGAGCGCCTGCGCGGTCTTACGCCGACGCGTCCAGGCTTCAAGCTGCTCGCGCTCGCTCTCGTTCAGCACGATCTCCACCTTCGGTCTGCCCATCG
The window above is part of the Azoarcus sp. PA01 genome. Proteins encoded here:
- a CDS encoding type IV pilus twitching motility protein PilT; this translates as MDITELLAFAVKNKASDLHLSSGLPPMIRVHGDVRRINLPPMEHKDVHSMVYDIMNDGQRKQFEEVLECDFSFAVPNLARFRVNAFNQNRGASAVFRTIPTKVLSLEELDAPKIFKEIAKQPRGIVLVTGPTGSGKSTTLAAMVDYVNENDYGHILTIEDPIEFVHESKRCLINQREVARDTLSFNNALRSALREDPDVILVGELRDLETIRLALTGAETGHLVFGTLHTSSAAKTVDRIVDVFPAAEKDMVRAMLSESLRAVISQTLLKTKDGQGRVAAHEIMIGTPAIRNLIRENKIAQMYSAIQTGQAVGMQTLDQNLMDLVRRNVVSVGEARVRAQNKDNFAG
- a CDS encoding PilT/PilU family type 4a pilus ATPase, which encodes MERDQALKFMHDLLRLMVQKNGSDLFITAGFPPAIKVDGRVTPQSNQTLTAQHTTELARAIMNDRQAAEFESTKECNFAISPPGVGRFRANAFIQQGKVGLVLRTIAQTIPNFDELGMPRVLRDIAMAKRGLVIFVGGTGTGKTTSLAAMVDFRNEHSYGHIITVEDPIEYVHQHKNCIVTQREIGIDTDNWEAALKNTLRQAPDVILMGEIRDRETMDYAIAFAETGHLCLATLHANSANQAIDRIINFFPEDRRPQLLMDLSLNLRALISQRLLPLKERKGRVPAVEVLLNSPLIADLIFKGEVPGIKEVMKRSRELGMQTFDQSLFDLYEEERISYEDALRNADSVNDLRLQIKLNSRHGDKDLVSGIQHLDIV
- a CDS encoding THUMP domain-containing protein, which gives rise to MSESFFSPCPRGLEPTLAEELATLGAASIAPTHGGVGFSGDWRVCYRANLESRLATRVMWRLAEGRYQSEDDIYRLAYGVTWAKWFTVDDTIRIHVTAKQSPLKSLEFITLRIKDAVCDHFRTVTGKRPSVDTANPAIRIHAFLTRDRVTLYLDTSGEPLYKRGFKPAAVEAPLKENLAAGILRLSGWQPGEALLDPMCGSGTFLIEAAQIALDIAPGLGRDFAFERFRHLDRAAWASIRQAAEARRQPPRRLKIYGSDIVGEQVRRARVNLQSAGLADCVVLDRADFLKLDPPAESGVLVTNPPYGVRIGEAEELAALYPQFGDALKQRWSGWRCYFLTADPALPKLIGLKASKRTPLFNGALECRLFEYRMVAGSMRRKPAAGE
- a CDS encoding CopD family protein, whose protein sequence is MLVVKALHITFVVSWFAGLFYLPRLFVNHAMVEDGATRERLALMEYKLYRFMTPLGILAVVLGFWLWFGFGDRFGNAGWLHAKTLLVVFLIGYHLYCGRLMRDFAAGRNTRSHVWFRVFNEVPVLVLFAVVFLAVLKPF
- a CDS encoding SDR family oxidoreductase, whose product is MKRILIVGSGDVAMRAIPWLAKRFRVYAVTRSAASCAALRSRGAIPLPADLDDRRSLARLAGIADVVLHFAPPPARGVRDPRTAALLAALAQRPSLPQRVIYISTTGVYGDCGGAWVSEASPCVPRTDRARRRVDAERRVRDFGRRCAVAVSILRAPGIYAADRLPLARLQRGEPVLLTAQDVHTNHIHADDLAQLACLAIFRARPGRVYNAVDDTSMKMGDYFDFAADFFGVPRPPRMSRADIAATLSPMALSFLSESRRLSNERIRRELRARLKYPTVREGFAAALKTRGGNI
- a CDS encoding CDP-6-deoxy-delta-3,4-glucoseen reductase, giving the protein MPFQISLEPDGQRFTAEDDQTILDAAFAAGLLLPHGCRDGACGACKGRVLSGEVDIGEVSASALSDAERAAGLALFCRARARSDLVLEARNVRRAGDIPVRKLLCRVQRLRRVAHDVMIVEVKLPASETFRFHAGQYIDFILAGGGRRSFSIANAPDDADHLELHVRHVPGGQFTDHVFNAMKERDILRFEGPLGSFGLREDSTGPALLIAGGTGFAPIKSIVEHAIRTGQGRPMTLYWGARDRAGLYLDELARSWESLLPGFRYVPVLSEPGAGDAWSGRTGLVHHAAMRDLPDLSAHEVYACGAPAMIDAARRDLVAERRLRAEAFFSDAFTFASDAGR
- a CDS encoding HDOD domain-containing protein, with amino-acid sequence MAETAFLTREPVVNRNRAITANRLIAHGPNIGAVVEMLNGLGEMWPTHHPVFLCLGKLVPTPELMKWQAPTNAMIEIPVQALAHPQTQALLPQLREAGVSVCLSWFAPGTPVPAGYDWRFVLMDSRKHQLPSGAPGIALAWGLPNVEAFGQAIQAGYDGASGWFFLHGNQPPKQLSPAHAQLVRLIGLVRNNAELREIEAVLRQDVAVSYKLLRYINSAGFGLMCEIQSFRHAVSILGYANLHKWLSLLLVTANRDPGAPAMMQTSISRGRFMEEIGMSFFDKSERDNLFITGAFSLLDVMLGTSMQGLLEEMSLPAAVSDALLLDQGPYAPFLQLAKKCESFDPAALQQQAAELQIAPEQINRALVRALGFADSLQA
- a CDS encoding IS630 family transposase; the protein is MGRPKVEIVLNESEREQLEAWTRRRKTAQALALRSRIVLECATGVDSKVVAQRLSVSQQMVSKWRNRFDANRLDGLLDAPRSGAPRTIDDTRVDAVIAKTLETVPKNATHWSTRSMAREMGMSQTAVSRIWRAFGLQPHRQETFKLSTDPLFVDKVRDIVGLYLDPPVKAMVLCVDEKSQIQALDRTQPILPLAPGLPERRTHDYMRHGTTTLFAALDVATGEVIGELHRRHRSREFLAFLRTIEANVPAGLDIHLVMDNYGTHKTPKVRSWFARHPRFHVHFTPTSASWINQVERWFAELTEKQIRRGTHRSTRQLEQAIRDYLARYNDDPKPFAWTKSTDDILASLERFCMRISNSAH